In one Leptogranulimonas caecicola genomic region, the following are encoded:
- a CDS encoding HNH endonuclease translates to MGSSPSTLPIGTAEEVPTNFLKESMEQWKPISDLPGYSISNEGRVRRDTDGHIMKLGTNNGYQRIVVAKHVHRLVAEAFLPEPEDGTKRWVDHIDGNRSNNNVENLRWVTPSENCLAYGYKNRIQNKKRPVQATNTLTNEVLVFESRQAAAEYFHCHDSQISYGYVYKKGRKRNWIFEKLKR, encoded by the coding sequence ATGGGTTCGTCACCCAGTACTCTGCCTATCGGTACGGCAGAGGAAGTGCCCACCAACTTCTTGAAGGAATCAATGGAGCAGTGGAAACCTATCAGCGACCTTCCTGGTTATTCCATTAGCAACGAAGGAAGAGTTCGCAGAGATACAGACGGTCATATTATGAAGCTTGGAACCAATAACGGTTATCAGCGCATTGTTGTTGCCAAGCATGTCCACCGCCTTGTGGCAGAGGCATTTTTGCCCGAGCCGGAAGATGGCACAAAGCGATGGGTCGACCATATTGATGGCAATAGGTCGAACAACAATGTCGAAAATCTTCGTTGGGTTACACCAAGTGAGAATTGCCTGGCTTATGGATACAAAAACCGTATCCAGAATAAAAAGAGACCAGTTCAGGCCACGAACACATTGACCAATGAGGTCTTGGTATTTGAGTCCAGGCAAGCGGCCGCAGAGTACTTCCATTGCCATGATTCGCAAATATCCTACGGCTACGTCTACAAAAAAGGACGCAAGCGAAACTGGATTTTCGAGAAGCTGAAGAGATAG
- a CDS encoding phage major capsid protein — protein MAITTPIDMSTGTTGVVLPKDVSSEILAKAQEASAVMSLATPITLPGPGLTIPVITGDPEASWVGETEAAPVSKSSISSKYMKSYKLSLIELFSREFTRDLPALYDELIARLPGSMGKKFDETIFTGTTPGTGFDVLSDATQTVKITDNAAGKTYDAFLDADELVAAADGQVNAYVLSPKGRTTVLKCKDTNNRPYFLGSPMDGTGTMSILDKAVKLTNRVHKAGVKKGTSDNGTPEQLGIAGDWSGARYGIVDNVTVTPSTEATVFDADGNAISLYQRQMVAMMVSFEVGFIVRDKNQFVRLVGDVPTA, from the coding sequence ATGGCCATTACCACTCCCATCGACATGTCCACCGGCACCACCGGCGTGGTGCTTCCCAAGGACGTATCCTCCGAGATCCTTGCCAAGGCCCAGGAGGCCAGCGCCGTCATGAGCCTGGCTACCCCTATCACCCTGCCTGGCCCAGGCCTTACCATCCCGGTCATCACCGGCGACCCTGAGGCCAGCTGGGTAGGCGAGACCGAGGCTGCCCCGGTAAGCAAGTCCTCCATCTCCTCCAAGTACATGAAGAGCTACAAGCTCTCCCTGATCGAGCTCTTCTCCCGAGAATTCACCCGCGACCTTCCCGCCCTCTACGACGAGCTCATCGCCCGCCTGCCCGGCTCCATGGGCAAGAAGTTCGACGAGACGATCTTTACCGGCACCACTCCCGGCACCGGCTTCGACGTGCTCTCCGACGCCACCCAGACGGTCAAGATCACCGACAACGCCGCCGGCAAGACCTACGACGCCTTCCTGGACGCCGACGAGCTGGTGGCTGCCGCCGACGGCCAGGTGAACGCCTATGTGCTCTCGCCCAAGGGCCGCACCACGGTGCTCAAGTGCAAAGACACCAACAACCGCCCCTACTTCCTGGGTTCCCCCATGGACGGCACTGGCACCATGTCCATCCTGGACAAGGCCGTGAAGCTCACCAACCGCGTCCACAAGGCTGGCGTCAAGAAGGGCACCAGCGACAACGGCACCCCTGAGCAGCTGGGCATCGCCGGTGACTGGTCCGGCGCCCGCTACGGCATCGTGGACAACGTCACGGTGACCCCCTCCACCGAGGCCACGGTCTTCGACGCCGACGGCAACGCCATCTCCCTCTACCAGCGCCAGATGGTGGCCATGATGGTCTCCTTCGAGGTGGGCTTCATCGTCCGCGACAAGAACCAGTTCGTGCGCCTCGTAGGCGACGTTCCCACTGCCTAA
- a CDS encoding phage tail tube protein, whose amino-acid sequence MAENDSEVTQTDSQTESAVTPAASNDSRYVSTTRGVQGGYLFVAPVGTTLPTDYSSTLAAEFVNAGYIGEDGFTEGTDSDSSDFKDINGDIVDSSSAGTSETLVLKLLNMDAPALKVQYGSANVTSDATKGLEVKHRWSKANDTWSCVLELVLKDGRRWRKVIPSGKVTELGEFTGSSSELAGREVTLTYITDSDGVGCFDYIAPVASN is encoded by the coding sequence ATGGCTGAAAACGACTCCGAGGTAACCCAGACCGACAGCCAGACCGAGTCTGCCGTCACCCCCGCCGCATCCAACGATTCCCGCTACGTATCCACCACTCGCGGCGTCCAGGGCGGCTATCTCTTCGTAGCCCCGGTTGGCACCACCCTTCCCACCGACTACTCTTCCACTTTGGCAGCAGAGTTCGTCAACGCTGGCTATATCGGCGAGGACGGCTTCACCGAGGGCACCGACTCTGACAGCTCCGACTTCAAGGACATCAACGGAGACATCGTCGACTCCAGCTCGGCAGGCACCTCTGAGACCTTGGTACTGAAACTCTTGAACATGGATGCCCCTGCCCTCAAGGTGCAGTACGGCTCTGCCAACGTCACCAGCGATGCCACCAAGGGCTTGGAAGTAAAGCATCGCTGGTCCAAGGCCAACGATACCTGGTCCTGCGTGCTGGAGCTGGTGCTCAAAGACGGGCGCCGCTGGCGCAAGGTGATCCCCTCCGGCAAGGTCACCGAACTCGGCGAGTTCACCGGCTCTTCCTCGGAGCTGGCAGGCCGAGAAGTGACCCTCACCTACATCACCGACTCCGACGGCGTCGGTTGCTTCGACTACATCGCTCCTGTCGCTTCCAACTAA